AAAATAAAAAAAATAGAAAGGAATTTAGAAATTACATTTTTGTCATTAAATCCATAATTGAAAATGGATCCCCTTCTTTTCTAACCCTTGGAGCTCCACCAAATGCTGCCATTGCATGTTTCTTGAAGTCTTCATTGGCTTTTTTAGAAACTTCACCAAAGATCATCTTATAAGCTTCACATTGAGGGTCAACAGCTCTTGGAGATTGGGTAGCGACTATTCCATTATAAGGACATCCTCCTCTGCAGAATTTAATGAACTTGCAATCTGCACAGTCCTCATCAACAAAACTCTTGAATTCCATTAGTTTTTCCCAAGCTTCAGATTTCTCCAAATCTTCCATAGATGGCTCATCATATACATTTCCCATAATGTACTCATCCATTCCAACAAAACGGTAGCAAGGGTAAATGGAACCGTCATGACCTACAGCAAGTGTAGTTCCCATACAGTCATTGAAAGTGCATAATGTTCCTACTCTTCTTAAACTGCTTTTTGCAATATGGTCCAAATCCATGATAACAAACTTATCCAAGTCGTATAGGTACTTATCTAACCAATCGATTAGCAATTTTCCATGTTCCTCTTGAGGAAGTGCCCATGGGTCTGCATTATCTCCACGCAATGATGGCAATGCCGCATGAATTTTCAAGTTCAATCCATTTTCCTTAAAGAAATCATAGATCTCATCTGAGAAATCCTTGGAATATGAAGTGAAAGTGCAGACAAAGTTGATTTGTATTCCATTATCAGTAGCTAACTTAACTGATTTAATGGTCTTATCAAAGTATCCTTCACCTCTTTGATAATCATTGATTTCCTTAGGACCATCAATGCTTGTACTGATAGCAATATTGTATTTTGAGAATAACTTAGCCATATCCTCATCCAATAGCCATAAATTACTTTGTAGGGAAAAACCTTCAGTTTCATGAGTTGTTGCATCATTAAGTAATGGAAGTGCCTTTTCATAGAATTCATAACCTGCAAGCAAAGGCTCTCCACCGTGGAAAGTGAAATGTACAGGCTCATCCCTAAAATTAGCTAACCATTTGACAATCTGATTTATCACATCAATATCCATTAATTCTGCATTTTCTTCAGAACCCCAACAATAGGCACAGTTGGATGGGCATCCTAAAGTTGGTATGATCATTACATGAAAAGTCATTTTATCCCTCAAAAATAAATTTAATAAAGAATGAAACAATTTAGCAGTTGATTTTAAAAAATCTAAAATAAATCATTATAATTTTTTATTTAATTCACCGATAAGGTCTTTTTTAATGGTTTCCTCTTCTGATTTTTCCTTATCATTACCTGTTTCAAAAACATATCCGCAATTGTCACATTTGAATTCCTTCAATTCAGCATGTGCGTGATGATTATCAATGAATCTTCTGTGAGCGGTCTTATCAGTAGAACCGCATTTAGGACATTTTGCAATTAAATCTTCAAATTTCATTTTTATCTCTCCTAAATCTTTTTAAATATGATTTTAATTATAATTTTTATTATAATTTATATTATAATTTTTATTATAATTTATATTATAATTTTTATTATAATTTTAATTTGATATTATAATATTGTTTGTCATTATTAATATAATTTAATTTAAATTTTAGAATTTATAATCCTATTTTCAAATATGACTCGAAAAACAATGATAATCTACGATGGAATATTATATTTAATTTGTTTAAAGACCGAATTATTTATAAATCTTTTTAAATAAAAAATAAATAAACTTATATAGTTAATTTAATAAATTAAAATTATATTACTTAAATTGATAATTAACTTAACTTTAATAATAGGTAACAACTATGACTTTAGATATGCTGAAAAAAGGGAGTAGTGAAAATTTCCTTCTAAAACAAATCATCAAGAGAAACTTCACTACCAAATATAAAGATTCTGTATTAGGAATTCTTTGGAGTTTTTTAAATCCATTGATTACAATGGTATTATTAACAGCTATATTTTCCACCTTTTTTACAAAAAGTATTGAGAACTTCCCAGTTTACTTTATGGCTGGACGTTGTGTAATCGATTTCTTCAATAGTGGAACAAAAATAGCTATGACCTCCATTAAACGCAACAGAAGTATTTTACAAAAGATTTTCATTCCTAGATACATATTTGCTATTGGAGGAATCTGTTCAGAATTTTTAAACTTTTTGATGTCTTTAATCGTTATGATAACAATTATGATCGTAACTGGCGCTCCATTTTATGCAATGGGTCTTTTTGCAGTTATTCCAATTGCAATCTTAGTAATCCTAATCACTGGAGTGGGATTGATATTGGCTATCGTATGTACAAAATTCACAGACATTGAATACTTATACAAAATCTTTACAAGCTTATTAGTATATGCTTGTGCAATATTTTATCCAATGGATATTGTTCCACAACCTATTAGAGGATATATGGAATTAAATCCAGTTTACGGAATCATTGCTCAATTCAGGGAATTCGTAATGTATGGCAGATTCCCATCACAAACCATTATGTTAACAACAATTATATTTTCAATAGTTATCTTTATTATTGGAGTATTGGTATTTAGAAAATATCAAAACAAGATTACTTTAGAATTATAAAAAGAATTTAAAAAAACAAATTTTGATTGAAAAAAGCTAATTAAGGAGAGGAAAATATGAATGATACAAATAGCAAAATTGAAACAAAGATAGTGCCGTCTATTCATAACACATTCTCTCTCGAAGCATACCTAAAAACAGCTGATGAAACTGTTTTAGGCAATCAGAACATAACTTGTAATACTTATAAATTAGATGGAGAATTCATAAACTCCCATCAATACATAACTGATGATGCAGGTAAGTTTGAAGTTTCCTTTGACTCTGACAATGACTTGAAGATTGAACTTATTTTTGATGGTAGCGAAGAGTATGAAAAGACTGAACTCACTACTTTCTTCTTAAAGGAATCTGAAGAGGAAAAGAAAAGAATTGAAGAAGAAGAAAAACAAAAGGAACTTGAAGCAAAAAGACTTGCTGAAGAAAAAGAAAAAGAAGAAAAAGCACTTAAAAGAAAGCAAAACAAGGAAAGAAAGGCTAAATTATTAGAGGAATATAACAATAACCAAAGTTATCTCCAAACCACTGGTGATGACAATGTTGCTATCGAACTAAGAAATGTCAGCCTAAGCTTTAAGATAGGAAATGATAAGATAGACAACCTTAAGGAATATGTTATCAGGACCTTGAAGAGAAACAAGGAAAAGAAAACCATTTTTAAGGCTACTGACGACGTATCCTTTAAAATCTACAAAGGTGAAAAGGTAGGTCTTATCGGATACAATGGTGCTGGAAAAAGTACTCTTTTGAAAATCATTTCTGGAGTTTACTCACCTGATGAAGGTGATGTGATCATCAACGGTAACATTGCTCCTTTATTATCCTTAGGTGCAGGATTTGATAAGAACTACTCTGGAAGAGAAAACATATTCTTGAATGGTGCTATTTTAGGATATGGTGAGAAATTCCTTAGAGAAAAGTATGATGAAATCTTGGAATTCAGCGAACTTGGGGATTTCATAAATCTTGCAGTTAAGAATTACTCTTCTGGTATGCTTTCAAAGCTTGGTTTTTCAATCGCTACAATAGTGGATCCAGATATTCTAATTCTTGATGAAGTATTAGGTGTAGGAGACATCACTTTCAGAAAGAAAAGTAAGGAAAAGCTCAAATCATTGATGGAATCCAACACTACTGTATTGCTTGTATCTCACTCCATTCCAGAAATCCGTTCCATATGTGATAAGGCAATCTGGATTGAAAAGGGAAAAGTCCGTGAGATTGGAGAAGTGAATAACATTTGTGATAAATATACAAAAGAAGCTAAGAATGCAAGCAAAGAAAAAACCAAAAAACTAAAACCACAAAGGTTCTAATTTTATTTTAACTAATTTAATAGCTATTAGAAATATATTAGAAATAGCTATTTTTTAATTTCTATTTTTAATAAAAAACTAAAAAAGCTATTTTTATATTACGTCTATTTTCTAATTAAAAAAAGACTATTTTTTAAAAGTTCTGAGAACTTTATCTTTGGTGATATTGAATAAAACACCTACACCATGAGTTATTGGGTCTTTTGTAGATCCATTCAAATCATAGCGAACTGTTATAGGAACTTCAACTATTTTCAATCCCTCTTCAGCTGCATCAACAAGCATTTCACTTTCAATTCCAAACCCTGTATCCTTAAATCTGAAAACATTTTTGGATTTGGAGGAAAATGCTCTAAAACCGCTTTGGGAATCTGTTACCTTAGTTCCTGCAGAGATATTTGTGGCAATATCCAAGACCTTTTGTCCAACTCTTCTGTAAGCAGGAGTGTTTTCTTCAGGACCATTCATATACCTACTCCCATTGACTAAATCTGCACTATCTTCAATGATAGGCCTTACTAAATCAGGAATCTCATTAGGATTATGTTGGCCATCACCATCTATTGTAATGATTATTGAATCACCCTCAATAGCTTTAAAACCTGATTTCAACGCTTCACCCTTACCTAAATTAACACTATGCTTAATTACTCGAGCGCCTGCTTCAACAGCTACTTCAGAAGTCTTATCACTGCTCCCATCATCTACAACGATAACTTCATCAACATAGTCTAAAGTTTTGCCTATGACATCAGCTAAGGCCTTTTCCTCATTGTATGCAGGTATGATAGCCACTACATTTGCCATTTTATCACTTGAAAAAATAATTAATAGATTATGAAATTTTAAACAACTGAAAAATAGTAAAAGATGATTAAAATTGATTAAAATTGCTTAAATTGCTTATAAAATTGATATTAAAAATTAATCTTCAATCCTATAATACCATTTCATCCATTCTACAGTTCTTCTTATTCCCTCTTTAGGGTCAACTTTCGGATCATGCTTTAAATCGCGAATAGCTTTGGAAAAGTCAATGGTCTTGACCTTTGTAGTGAATGCTTCAGCAGGAGTGTAGGTTACCAAGGAATCATCAATCCCTACGGCTTCCAATACTAAGTCAGAATATTCTTCAATGGTCATTTCCCATTCCTGTTTACTTCCAACATTGTAAACTTCACCAGGAATAAAGTTATCTACAATATTTGCAAAGGTATTTGCAGTGTCTTCAACATAATCAATAATTCTCTTATGTCCTTTATGAACTGAATAAGGCAATCCATGAAGTGCTTTGTAAATGAAAATAGGGATGAAACCTTTGTATGGAGAATAAGCTTCATGAGGACCATAACAGTTTACAGGACGTACTCTTACTGTTTCAGTTCCAAACATAGTTGCTGAGTTCATGCACATCAATTCTCCAGCCCATTTGGAAATCGCATAGTCATTCATTTGATAAGTGTCTTTAATTGGCCTGTTTTCCATTACATCTTCAGTCATGATTCCTTCATAATCACCATAAACTTCTGCAGATGAGAATGAAATCATTCTAAAGCCTAATTTCTCTTGAAGACGAATCATGTTTTTCAAACCGATTACATTGGTTTCCCAAAGGTTTTCATAATATCCTTCACCATTCCATCTTCCATATTCCGCAGCTAAGTTGTAAACATAATCGAATTTTTCATTGTCATCAAAGATTCTTTCCATTTGACGATAGTTACGAATATCCCCTCTAACATAGTCAGAATAGGAATCAGAGTATAAATCAGCCTCATCTTCATGATGCAATAAGTCAACTGACAATACTTCATGACCTCTGCTTCTAAGTTCATTAACAAGATTAGTTCCTATAAATCCTGCTCCTCCAGTTACCATAATTCTTTGAGTTTCCATAAAAAACACCTTTTTATCAAATAAATATCAATTGTAAAATAAAAGTTTATACTAACTGTCAATATCACCGAGGCTTTCAGGTTTCTTGCCTCTAACCCTTTTAAAAAATCCTAATTCCTCAAATTCATTTAAAGTGTATTTCATCTGTGCCAATTTTGTATATGCTATATCCAAACGATTTTCCAAATTGTATGTTCTTTGATTTTGGCGAATCCGGGATTTCCTTAAGTCCCTTTCAAGATTAGCAATTTCATAATTGGCATCATTCAATTCTTTTGTCAACTTATTTATAAGTTCATTCAATTTTTCATTGTCTTGCCTTTCAGCTTTAAGATATCTCCTAAGAATATCAACCCTATGATTCAATTTCTTGGTTTCAAGACCTAATTCCTCGATATCATACTGCTTAAGTTCCATTTCCATTGATTCAAATCTCATAATGTCTCTTGAAAGGTTTTCCCTTTCAATAGCAAAGTGCTCTATCCTATCTTCATAGGATTCACACCTTTCCTTGAGAATGCGATTTTCCTTTCTGTAATTGGAAAGCTGTATCTTCAGCTCTTCGATTTCCTCTTCAGGGCTTTTTTCATTAATCATTGAATCACTTAAACAATTGAAAAATTAAAAATAAAAAGAGGATAATTGTAAAAATTAAATTATCTCATTTTTAATAAAGTTTAGAATTTCATCTTTAGCTTTTTCATCTTCCAATGCAAATCTTAAGGAAGTTTTTAACCAATCGATACGATTACCAATATCATAGGACTGGCCTTTAAAGACTTGACCATAGATTTCATCCAATTTAGACAATGCATCAGTCAATTGGATTTCACCACCGTAACCAGGCTCGACATTTTCAATGCAGTCAAAGATGTCTGGGGTGAGAACATATCTTCCCATAATAGCCAAATTACTTGGTGCAACTCTTAAAGGTGGCTTTTCGACTAATTTATCGATTTGATAGATATTAGGTTCAATCTCTTCACCACCAATGATACCGTATCTTTCTACCTTCTCATCAGGAACCTCTTCCAAAGCGATGACTGATTTGCCATATTTCTCATGGATGTCAATTAATTGCTTTGTGCATGGAACAGTGTCTTTAGTGATTGTATCCCCTAACATAACTACAAAAGGATCATTTCCAACATGCTTTTTAGCACAATAGATAGCATCACCAAGACCTTTTTGCTTCTTTTGCCTTATGAAATGGATATCTGCCAAATCAGAAATATATTCTATTTCCTTTAAAAACTCTTCTTTACCTTTTGTTTTTAAATGATGCTCCAATTCAAAAGATCTGTCAAAATGGTCTTCAATTGACCTTTTACCTTTACCTGTAACAATTAAAATGTCATCTACACCGGAATTAACTGATTCCTCTATTACATATTGAATAGTAGGCTTATCATAAACCGGTAGCATTTCTTTAGGTTGGGCCTTTGTAGCAGGCAAGAATCTTGTTCCTAACCCTGCTGCTGGAATAACTGCCTTCATCATTACACCTCAAATAAATTAGAATTTTAAAATTCGTATAATTCTAATAATTCTTATTCAAAGAATTATTTAAATAATTAGTATATTATTATTTTTATTAATAAAGATATATAAATCTGATGAAAAAATAGGCTTTTTAAAAAAATAAGCTATCAAAATATGTTAAAAAAAGTAAGAAATCAAGTAAAATCAAGTAAGATCAAATAAAAATAGATTATAAAAATGGTGCAGGGGACGGGAATCGAACCCGCGAAGGGACTAACCCACTAGGCCCTCAACCTAGCGCCTTTGACCGCTCGACCACCCCTGCATAAAAACAGATGAATAGTACAGTACTATATAATATATTTATTATCTTATTTAAATATTACTACCAACTTAAATAAAAATTAGTTCAGAAATCAAATAAGCTTAATGTTAACCTCCATAGATTCACCATTAGCCAAATCCTTAATCAAATCCCTATTTAAATCAATAGCTGCTTTGTTAGAATTAATCATTAAGGTTCTAGAGCACACAAATGTGCTTTTTCTGCAAACAATATCTGTTGGATGAGATAAGCTTAAATCGTGATGGCCAAATCCTTCTATGGTATCAGAGGCATTAGGAGTGTTTAATTCAACAATTACTTTTGTATCATCATTTGCCAGTTTTTCCTTAAATTCTTCTGGAAAGTCCTCCATTGACTTATCAATATCCAATCCGATAATGCAATCTCCGGCAAGACTCAAATCATTATCCTTTGTAATTTCAAATGTGGATTTATGCAAAGACAGTACGTTTTCATGACCCCTTGCCTTAATCTTAAAATTCATAATAAGAGTTATGGTTATTATTTTATAAAAATATTTTTAAAAAACCAATTCCAAATAGATATATGATAAGAAAAGATGAAATTTTTCTAAAAGGAGTTTTAAAATGATATTGAATACTGGCTTAAGAACAGACATTCCCGGATTTTTCAGCGAATGGCTCTATAACAGAATAGATGATGGATTCGTTTATGTAAGAAGCCCATATGCAAAGAACCAAATCTATTCATATAAATTAGATCCAGCGTTAATTGATTGCATAATATTCTGCACTAAAAATCCACAACCAATGTTTGAAAATCTTGAAAAGATAGATAAGTTCAATCAGTATTGGCATATAACAATCACCCCCTATGAAAAGGATATAGAGCCAAATGTCCCACCAGTAGATGATGTTTTAGAAAGCTTCAAATACCTATCTAAAAAATTAGGAAAGGAAAATGTTACATTAAGGTATGATCCAATCTTCATCAATGAGAAATACACTTTGGAAAAGCACATTGAATCATTTGAAGATATGCTAAATTCATTATCAGGTTATACAACTGAAGCAATAATAAGCTTTATTGATTTATATGAAAAAACAAAACGCAATTTTCCTAAAGCAAGAGAAGTAACTAAAGATGAAAGATTAAAGATAGGGAAAGAATTTGCTCGAATAGGAAATGAAAATAACATAAGAATTAAAACATGCGTAGAAGGAACTGAATTAGACAAATTCGGCATAGATTCAAGTGGTTGCATGACAAAAGAGGTGATTGAAAGAGCAATCAATAAAAACTTAAATATTTCTAAGCAAAAGGCAAGAAATGGAGAGTGCCATTGCCTTTTGAATAATGATATAGGGGAATACAACACATGCGATCATGGATGCCTATACTGCTATGCCAATTCAAATAAGAAATTGGTCAAAAGGAACTTGAAACTTCATGATCCAAAATCTCCGATTCTGATAGGGAAAATAAAGGAAGATAACATCATCAAAGAGATGAGCCAAAAAAGTCATATCATAAATGACAGCACTAGACAAACAAAATTATTCTAAAAATAAAAAAATCAATAGGGGGATTATTATGAATGAATACATTGCATATTGCGGATTGGATTGTGAGAGCTGTGAAGCTCGCATAGCAACAGTGAATGATGATAATGAACTACGTGAAAAAGTTTCAAAGCTTTGGAGCGAACTAAATGGAGTGGAAATAAGTCCAGAAATGATTAATTGTGTAGGGTGCAGGATTGATGGAGTGAAAACTCCATTCTGTGATTCAATTTGCCCTATAAGACAATGCGCTTCAGCAAGAAAATATGAAACATGCGCAGATTGCGTGGAACTTGATGAATGTGAAAAAGTTGGAATGATTCATAAAAACAATAGTGATGCACTAGAAAATTTAAAAAACCTAAAATAGATAACATTTACACATAATAATTTATGCACAAAAACATTCAATTAATTTAATAAAAATAACGATTAATCATATTAAAAATAAAAACAAAAGTTGTTAAATTATGAAAGGCACATACTGTTTAATCATATCTATGAGAAAAAGTGAGAAACTTGACATAGGACATCATCATCATGACTATAAATTTAGGAAAGGATACTATGTTTACATAGGTTCAGCCATGAATTCACTTGTTGCAAGAATTAATAGGCATCTGTCTGATGACAAGAAACTTCATTGGCATATAGATTACCTACTTAAAAATGAAAGCAGTGAAATAAGGGATGTTCTCTTTAATGTATCTGATAAGAAGATTGAATGTGATTTGGCATCAACAATAGCTGAAGATGGTGATGAAGTTCCTAAATTCGGATGTTCTGATTGCAATTGCAGTTCCCATTTAATCTATTTTAAAAGAAAAAGAGACGCCATGAATTCTGTAAAAAGTGCATATGAAAAGTTGGATATGACATATCATAATTTAAGCTATTTTAAAAAAGAGTTAATGAAAAATAAGAATTAAAATTAGTTAAAAATAAAAAATAATAAATAAAAAAAGAAAAGGGTTTATTTATACTTGAGAGTATAATAAACCAATTGCTCTGTTATAGAAGAATGTTGCGTATACACCAAAGATACCTAACAATATTCCTCCGAGAATGTCATTTACTTGATATACTAATGCAAAAATAAATGCAATGATAAATGCAATGACAAGTACTGCAATAATAGTTAAAAGAACTTTTAACATACCGATTTTAGGTATGTCACCAATAACTTCATTGATGGATAAAACTGCTCCTAAACTATCATATTTAGCTAATCTGCATATTGCCATGAATTGAGCAAATGCAAAAACAATGTAGATAATTAATACAACTAATACAGTTAAAATACCTCTACCTAAAAGAGTGTATAATAACCATGCAATAACTGCTGGGATAATATAGTAAACAAAACTAACAATGATTAATTTAATAGCATTCAAGATTTGTCTGACAATATCAATGCCAGGACCGTCTTCTCTTCTTTCGATACCGTATTTAACAATATCCAAACCATATCCGGAAATTAACAATGTACCAATGATCATTACTAATATTCCAATAAATCCAAATCCACCAGCAGCAACAAAATATTGCCTGTTACTTATGAAGCCATAGCAATGAGGCTTGCTCCACCTAAAATTCCAGTAACCATACCAATAATCACATAAATGATTAAAGATTTAACGTTATTTAAAGAATATACTAATGCATCCTTAATTATTTCACTTATTTCCATTTTTTTTTAACACCTAAATTTAATAATATCTTTTAAAGACATTTGATTTTTATATAAGTAATACTATTTAAATGTAAACCCTAAACCAGGAAAAGTAACTGATAATTATATGATTTTGTAAAAAAAAAAAAAAAAAAAATAATCTGATTTAATATTATAGTTCATCCAATTCAATAAAATATTTAATAAAATAACAAAATCATAAATCTTTAAAATAATTAAAAAAATAGTTTTTTAATTGAAAAGATTAATAAAAAATATTTTAAATTAAAAAAAGTAATAAATAAAAAAAAGTAATAAAAAAGAAAGAATAAGGCATTAATCCAAGAATGACTTAAAGAAATTTTCAAAATCCTCATCTTCAATTGGCTCTGGAGTTGAGAAATTATCATTAATGAAAATATCGCTTGCTAATTTTCTATAAGCTTCTGCCTCATCTGAATCAGGAGCATATTCAACTACTGTTTTTGCATCCAATTCACTTCTTTGAATCAAGTTGCTTCTTCCTATGAATCCTATTACTTGAGTGTTGATTTTTTCAGCAAATGAACTGACAATCTCCTCTTCATTTTCAATTCCTTTGCAATTGCAAATGATTCCTCCAAGGTTACCTTTTAGCTTCTTGATTCCTTTGGAAATGTTATTTGCAGCATATAAGGACATGTATTCACCAGAGGATACAATGAATACCTCATCAGCATAATCCTCTCTAAGAGGAACTGAAAATCCTCCACAGACAACATCACCTAAAACATCGTAAAGAATAACATCGAAATCCTCATCAAAGGCGTTTAGATTCTCTAAACGTTTCATTGCAACAATAACTCCACGTCCTGCACATCCCACTCCAGGTTCAGGACCTCCGCTTTCAACACACTTGATTTGATTAAACCCTTCAAAGACCAAATCTGAAAGCTCTGGAGCCTTATTGTCCTTTAAGGTGTTTACAATTGTAGGTATCCTTTTACCGCATAAGGTTCTTGTAGTGTCAGATTTAGGATCACAACCTATTACCATAACCTTCTTATCATCTTCACTATAAGCTGCTGCAATATTAGCTACTGTGGTACTTTTTCCAATACCACCTTTTCCATAAATAGCTATTTTCTTCTGTCTTTTCATCTTTACACCAATAGTTTTAAAATAATCCGTAATTTAGTAAGTATAATAATTATTCTCTAGGGATTAACTTATAAACAAAATCGCTTTCCCTTAATTTCTCATCAATTGCTATTGCTACATTTGAACCTTTTTCTGCCTTTTCAATAGCTTTTCCATCAATTTGCATAGAGTCGATTACATGAGTGATGGAACCTGTTGTTGGCCCTTGAACCATAATCTCATCACCAATAGCCAAATCATCCCATATCTTTAGCTCTGCAACTCTAATCTTATTATAATAATTCACTACCTTCCCAATATCCTTCTTAATGAATTCTGATTGGTTGTTTTCACTGATTTCATAAGGAACATCGAAATAAAATCCAGTATCATAACCTCTATTGAATACCTTCATCAGCTCTTCCATCCATTTAGGATCATATTGATAGTTTTCCGGGTCTTCCTGATACAAGTCAATGGCTTCCCTATAGACCTTAACTGCAGTTGCAACATAATCTGGAGACCTTGCTCTTCCTTCAATCTTGAATGAATCGATTCCCGAT
This genomic window from Methanobrevibacter ruminantium contains:
- a CDS encoding TIGR04165 family Cys-rich peptide, with protein sequence MKFEDLIAKCPKCGSTDKTAHRRFIDNHHAHAELKEFKCDNCGYVFETGNDKEKSEEETIKKDLIGELNKKL
- the galU gene encoding UTP--glucose-1-phosphate uridylyltransferase GalU yields the protein MKAVIPAAGLGTRFLPATKAQPKEMLPVYDKPTIQYVIEESVNSGVDDILIVTGKGKRSIEDHFDRSFELEHHLKTKGKEEFLKEIEYISDLADIHFIRQKKQKGLGDAIYCAKKHVGNDPFVVMLGDTITKDTVPCTKQLIDIHEKYGKSVIALEEVPDEKVERYGIIGGEEIEPNIYQIDKLVEKPPLRVAPSNLAIMGRYVLTPDIFDCIENVEPGYGGEIQLTDALSKLDEIYGQVFKGQSYDIGNRIDWLKTSLRFALEDEKAKDEILNFIKNEII
- a CDS encoding NAD-dependent epimerase/dehydratase family protein codes for the protein METQRIMVTGGAGFIGTNLVNELRSRGHEVLSVDLLHHEDEADLYSDSYSDYVRGDIRNYRQMERIFDDNEKFDYVYNLAAEYGRWNGEGYYENLWETNVIGLKNMIRLQEKLGFRMISFSSAEVYGDYEGIMTEDVMENRPIKDTYQMNDYAISKWAGELMCMNSATMFGTETVRVRPVNCYGPHEAYSPYKGFIPIFIYKALHGLPYSVHKGHKRIIDYVEDTANTFANIVDNFIPGEVYNVGSKQEWEMTIEEYSDLVLEAVGIDDSLVTYTPAEAFTTKVKTIDFSKAIRDLKHDPKVDPKEGIRRTVEWMKWYYRIED
- a CDS encoding ABC transporter ATP-binding protein encodes the protein MNDTNSKIETKIVPSIHNTFSLEAYLKTADETVLGNQNITCNTYKLDGEFINSHQYITDDAGKFEVSFDSDNDLKIELIFDGSEEYEKTELTTFFLKESEEEKKRIEEEEKQKELEAKRLAEEKEKEEKALKRKQNKERKAKLLEEYNNNQSYLQTTGDDNVAIELRNVSLSFKIGNDKIDNLKEYVIRTLKRNKEKKTIFKATDDVSFKIYKGEKVGLIGYNGAGKSTLLKIISGVYSPDEGDVIINGNIAPLLSLGAGFDKNYSGRENIFLNGAILGYGEKFLREKYDEILEFSELGDFINLAVKNYSSGMLSKLGFSIATIVDPDILILDEVLGVGDITFRKKSKEKLKSLMESNTTVLLVSHSIPEIRSICDKAIWIEKGKVREIGEVNNICDKYTKEAKNASKEKTKKLKPQRF
- a CDS encoding DUF371 domain-containing protein, with the protein product MNFKIKARGHENVLSLHKSTFEITKDNDLSLAGDCIIGLDIDKSMEDFPEEFKEKLANDDTKVIVELNTPNASDTIEGFGHHDLSLSHPTDIVCRKSTFVCSRTLMINSNKAAIDLNRDLIKDLANGESMEVNIKLI
- a CDS encoding GIY-YIG nuclease family protein, with product MKGTYCLIISMRKSEKLDIGHHHHDYKFRKGYYVYIGSAMNSLVARINRHLSDDKKLHWHIDYLLKNESSEIRDVLFNVSDKKIECDLASTIAEDGDEVPKFGCSDCNCSSHLIYFKRKRDAMNSVKSAYEKLDMTYHNLSYFKKELMKNKN
- a CDS encoding DUF3795 domain-containing protein: MNEYIAYCGLDCESCEARIATVNDDNELREKVSKLWSELNGVEISPEMINCVGCRIDGVKTPFCDSICPIRQCASARKYETCADCVELDECEKVGMIHKNNSDALENLKNLK
- a CDS encoding DUF1848 domain-containing protein; amino-acid sequence: MILNTGLRTDIPGFFSEWLYNRIDDGFVYVRSPYAKNQIYSYKLDPALIDCIIFCTKNPQPMFENLEKIDKFNQYWHITITPYEKDIEPNVPPVDDVLESFKYLSKKLGKENVTLRYDPIFINEKYTLEKHIESFEDMLNSLSGYTTEAIISFIDLYEKTKRNFPKAREVTKDERLKIGKEFARIGNENNIRIKTCVEGTELDKFGIDSSGCMTKEVIERAINKNLNISKQKARNGECHCLLNNDIGEYNTCDHGCLYCYANSNKKLVKRNLKLHDPKSPILIGKIKEDNIIKEMSQKSHIINDSTRQTKLF
- a CDS encoding TIGR04083 family peptide-modifying radical SAM enzyme, with the protein product MTFHVMIIPTLGCPSNCAYCWGSEENAELMDIDVINQIVKWLANFRDEPVHFTFHGGEPLLAGYEFYEKALPLLNDATTHETEGFSLQSNLWLLDEDMAKLFSKYNIAISTSIDGPKEINDYQRGEGYFDKTIKSVKLATDNGIQINFVCTFTSYSKDFSDEIYDFFKENGLNLKIHAALPSLRGDNADPWALPQEEHGKLLIDWLDKYLYDLDKFVIMDLDHIAKSSLRRVGTLCTFNDCMGTTLAVGHDGSIYPCYRFVGMDEYIMGNVYDEPSMEDLEKSEAWEKLMEFKSFVDEDCADCKFIKFCRGGCPYNGIVATQSPRAVDPQCEAYKMIFGEVSKKANEDFKKHAMAAFGGAPRVRKEGDPFSIMDLMTKM
- a CDS encoding glycosyltransferase family 2 protein, with the translated sequence MANVVAIIPAYNEEKALADVIGKTLDYVDEVIVVDDGSSDKTSEVAVEAGARVIKHSVNLGKGEALKSGFKAIEGDSIIITIDGDGQHNPNEIPDLVRPIIEDSADLVNGSRYMNGPEENTPAYRRVGQKVLDIATNISAGTKVTDSQSGFRAFSSKSKNVFRFKDTGFGIESEMLVDAAEEGLKIVEVPITVRYDLNGSTKDPITHGVGVLFNITKDKVLRTFKK
- a CDS encoding ABC transporter permease, which codes for MTLDMLKKGSSENFLLKQIIKRNFTTKYKDSVLGILWSFLNPLITMVLLTAIFSTFFTKSIENFPVYFMAGRCVIDFFNSGTKIAMTSIKRNRSILQKIFIPRYIFAIGGICSEFLNFLMSLIVMITIMIVTGAPFYAMGLFAVIPIAILVILITGVGLILAIVCTKFTDIEYLYKIFTSLLVYACAIFYPMDIVPQPIRGYMELNPVYGIIAQFREFVMYGRFPSQTIMLTTIIFSIVIFIIGVLVFRKYQNKITLEL